One Candidatus Nanopelagicales bacterium DNA window includes the following coding sequences:
- a CDS encoding F0F1 ATP synthase subunit delta — protein MIGSSRASIAVVQEAVDAKFDDPDLERAGKDLLDVADLLGREITLRRALSDAGRPAQERRSLASQMLATRVCALADELVGTIVASRWSSESDLVDAVEFAGAQALFGAAEHRDELDRVEEELFRFGRIVVVDGDLQLALSSHALPGSAKRGILVDILSGKATGTTVDLLSFVAAHLRGRRLGQAIDALTAAAAHRRGKLVAVVTSARPLTGEQGSRLAAALERIYSHPVVVNVQIRPSLVGGLSVQIGDEVIDGSIATRLENARRRVSG, from the coding sequence ATGATCGGAAGCTCGCGGGCGTCTATCGCAGTGGTTCAGGAGGCCGTCGACGCCAAGTTCGATGATCCGGACCTGGAGCGCGCCGGCAAGGACCTGCTCGACGTCGCTGACCTTCTAGGTCGGGAAATCACTTTGCGCAGGGCACTCTCTGATGCCGGCCGCCCTGCCCAGGAGCGGCGCAGCCTGGCATCGCAGATGCTCGCTACGCGGGTGTGCGCGCTGGCTGATGAACTAGTCGGGACGATCGTCGCGTCGCGGTGGTCGAGCGAATCCGATCTGGTAGACGCGGTCGAGTTCGCGGGCGCCCAAGCGCTGTTCGGGGCGGCCGAGCACCGCGACGAACTGGACCGGGTGGAGGAGGAGCTTTTCCGCTTCGGGCGCATCGTTGTAGTGGACGGCGACCTGCAGCTGGCCCTGTCGTCCCACGCCCTGCCCGGATCGGCGAAGCGGGGGATTCTGGTCGACATCCTGTCCGGCAAGGCCACCGGGACCACGGTGGATCTGCTGTCGTTCGTCGCGGCTCATCTGCGGGGACGCCGCCTGGGCCAGGCCATCGACGCTTTGACCGCTGCCGCGGCTCATCGGCGCGGCAAGCTTGTCGCGGTAGTGACGTCGGCACGGCCGCTGACAGGTGAACAGGGCAGTCGGCTGGCGGCAGCCCTGGAGCGGATCTACTCCCACCCCGTGGTCGTCAATGTCCAGATCCGGCCGTCGCTGGTCGGAGGTCTATCGGTCCAGATCGGTGACGAGGTCATCGACGGAAGCATTGCCACTCGATTGGAAAACGCCCGGCGCCGGGTTTCCGGCTAA